One genomic segment of Centropristis striata isolate RG_2023a ecotype Rhode Island chromosome 13, C.striata_1.0, whole genome shotgun sequence includes these proteins:
- the rab5c gene encoding ras-related protein Rab-5C, with protein MAGRGGPARTNGSAASNKICQFKLVLLGESAVGKSSLVLRFVKGQFHEYQESTIGAAFLTQTVCLDDTTVKFEIWDTAGQERYHSLAPMYYRGAQAAIVVYDITNTDTFTRAKNWVKELQRQASPNIVIALAGNKADLANKRAIDFQEAQAYADDNSLLFMETSAKTAMNVNEIFMAIAKKLPKNEPQGAAGAGGRARGGVDLQEAAPQGRSGQCCGGGN; from the exons ATGGCAGGCCGAGGCGGACCAGCGCGGACCAATGGCAGTGCAGCAAGCAACAAGATCTGCCAGTTTAAGCTAGTGCTGTTGGGGGAATCAGCGGTGGGGAAGTCCAGCTTGGTGCTACGCTTTGTTAAAGGCCAGTTCCACGAGTACCAGGAGAGCACCATCGGAG ctGCCTTCCTCACACAGACTGTATGTTTGGATGACACAACAGTCAAGTTTGAGATCTGGGACACTGCAGGACAGGAACGATATCACAGCTTGGCACCCATGTACTACAGGGGAGCCCAGGCCGCCATCGTGGTCTATGATATCACCAACACA gatACATTCACACGTGCAAAGAACTGGGTGAAGGAGCTCCAGCGACAAGCCAGcccaaatattgttattgcacTGGCAGGAAACAAAGCAGACCTGGCCAACAAGAGAGCCATAGATTTCCAG gAAGCACAAGCGTATGCAGATGACAACAGTTTGCTTTTCATGGAAACTTCAGCCAAGACTGCTATGAATGTCAATGAGATTTTTATGGCTATAG CCAAGAAGCTTCCTAAGAACGAGCCTCAGGGTGCAGCGGGCGCCGGTGGACGAGCCAGAGGTGGCGTGGACCTGCAGGAGGCTGCACCTCAGGGCAGAAGCGGCCAGTGTTGTGGGGGCGGTAACTAA